TAAGCTTCGAAAACACATACCGAAGATACTCTCGGAATTGCATCTTATATAGTTTGACCAATCGCTGTGCTCTGCACAAGCTGAAACAGCTTCACCATATTTCACATCAAACTATGGCTTAGGATATAAATGATCAACGATATTCTGCATAGCCTAATAGGATCACCACAGATATTGAGCCAATTAATTGAAGCACATTAATCCAAACGGACATACCATGTAGTATTTTAAAAGAACGCTCAGCTTCACTATTATCAGCCGACATATTATCGCGACATCTATTTATCCATGGCATTAATATTTGGCGCCCTAACACAGCAGCGGCCGAGATACCTGCCAAAATACAAGATTCTAAAAAATATCCGTAGAATAAACTCACTGAAGAAATAGCTGAAAGACTGGCTATAACAAGATAGTACCAGGGAAAAATGCTGCGTACAAAATAACCAGCGGTGTCTCCGTCTAATTTGATAAAGATCAATGGTGCAACTACGCACGAAAAAAATACCATTGAACCGGCTAGTATGGATGTCATCACCAGACCAAAAAGATATAAAATTAGTTCCAACATTTTAATAACTACTTTTAAAGTTTATGAGATCGATGCTTACTTTTAAGTTTTTTCAACATATTTTATTAACATATCTTTAGCACTTACCCTATATAGACCAAGTTACGGAAGGAACCATCGTTTGTGAGGAAAAATAGACGACGTGTTGTCTATGGATTAATGGGTGTAGGATTGGTTGGCCTTATACTTTCCATGCCCTTTGAGTTATCAGCGCAGGACAACCAAATGCTAATCGATGATTTTAGTAAAAAGAATTTCATTTCAGCAGT
This genomic stretch from Pseudomonadota bacterium harbors:
- a CDS encoding DUF4149 domain-containing protein, whose translation is MLELILYLFGLVMTSILAGSMVFFSCVVAPLIFIKLDGDTAGYFVRSIFPWYYLVIASLSAISSVSLFYGYFLESCILAGISAAAVLGRQILMPWINRCRDNMSADNSEAERSFKILHGMSVWINVLQLIGSISVVILLGYAEYR